A genomic stretch from Pararhizobium sp. IMCC21322 includes:
- the cysN gene encoding sulfate adenylyltransferase subunit CysN produces the protein MNTLDSPAALKSFLAEQEQKTLLRFLTCGSVDDGKSTLIGRLLFDTKLIYEDQLAALENESRKWGTVGEDIDLALLVDGLEAEREQGITIDVAYRFFSTSRRKFIVADTPGHEQYTRNMATGASTADLAVVLVDARKGLLTQTRRHTFIASLLGIRHIIVAINKIDLVNYDRSIFEKIDADFRAMSADMGFASITPIPLSARFGDNVTAPSPNMEWYNGPTLLGHLETVEFEDERLDSPFRFPVQYVLRPDLNFRGFAGTLAAGTVKPGDPVVVAKSGKPSTVKRIVTMDGDLDKAVEGQAVTLVLEDEIEVSRGNMLVAPEDRPEVADQFAANIVWFSEEAMLPGRQFILRTETDRATVSINDLRHRIDVNSFAHEAAKSLELNEVGYCHLSAQSPIAFDPYSANRATGAFILIDRLTNATVGAGMIVHALRRASNVHWQAIDVDKKTRADQKGQKAAVLWFTGLSGSGKSTIANLLEKKLLAEGRHSSILDGDNVRHGLNRDLGFTDEDRVENIRRVGEVSKLMVEAGLITLVSFISPFRAERQLVRDMLDEGEFVEIFVDTPFEDCAKRDPKGLYAKALRGEIKNFTGVDSPYEAPTEPDIHLQTSGTSPEELLDVLEDALRAKGIL, from the coding sequence ATGAACACTCTTGATTCACCTGCAGCGCTGAAATCCTTTCTGGCTGAACAGGAACAGAAAACCCTCTTGCGGTTTCTCACCTGCGGCTCCGTCGATGATGGAAAATCCACTCTGATTGGCCGTTTGCTCTTCGATACCAAGCTTATCTATGAGGACCAGCTGGCGGCGCTTGAAAACGAAAGTCGCAAATGGGGCACAGTCGGTGAGGATATTGATCTCGCGCTTTTGGTTGATGGGCTGGAAGCCGAGCGCGAGCAGGGCATCACAATTGATGTCGCCTATCGGTTCTTCTCCACATCACGCCGCAAATTCATCGTCGCCGATACCCCCGGCCATGAACAATATACGAGAAATATGGCGACTGGAGCTTCAACCGCGGATCTGGCTGTGGTCCTGGTCGATGCGCGCAAAGGGCTTTTGACACAAACACGTCGACACACTTTCATTGCGTCACTGCTGGGCATTCGGCACATCATTGTCGCCATCAACAAAATCGATCTGGTCAATTATGACCGCTCGATTTTTGAAAAAATTGACGCGGATTTCAGAGCCATGTCGGCAGATATGGGCTTTGCCAGCATTACGCCCATCCCTCTGTCCGCGCGTTTTGGTGACAATGTCACGGCACCGTCTCCGAATATGGAGTGGTATAATGGCCCAACGCTGCTCGGGCATCTTGAGACCGTGGAATTTGAAGATGAGCGCCTGGACAGCCCGTTCCGGTTCCCGGTGCAATATGTGTTGCGTCCCGATTTGAATTTTCGTGGTTTTGCAGGAACGCTGGCGGCCGGCACTGTGAAGCCGGGTGATCCGGTTGTGGTTGCCAAATCCGGTAAGCCCAGCACCGTCAAGCGCATCGTCACAATGGATGGTGATCTTGATAAGGCCGTTGAAGGGCAGGCAGTTACGCTTGTGCTGGAAGATGAAATTGAGGTGTCTCGCGGCAATATGCTGGTTGCGCCAGAGGATCGGCCAGAGGTCGCTGATCAGTTTGCAGCTAATATCGTCTGGTTTTCAGAAGAGGCGATGCTGCCCGGACGACAATTCATTCTGCGCACCGAAACAGATCGCGCCACGGTTTCAATAAACGATCTGCGCCACCGTATTGATGTGAACAGCTTTGCCCATGAGGCGGCCAAAAGCCTGGAATTGAACGAAGTTGGCTATTGTCATCTGTCGGCCCAATCCCCCATTGCATTTGACCCATATTCTGCCAACCGCGCGACTGGCGCATTCATTCTGATTGACCGCCTGACCAACGCAACAGTCGGGGCAGGCATGATCGTACACGCACTGCGCAGGGCATCCAACGTCCACTGGCAAGCCATAGATGTGGACAAGAAAACCCGAGCTGACCAAAAGGGACAGAAAGCTGCCGTTCTCTGGTTCACCGGCCTGTCAGGCTCTGGCAAATCCACCATTGCCAACCTTCTTGAAAAGAAGCTTCTGGCTGAAGGGCGGCACAGCAGCATTCTGGACGGGGACAATGTGCGTCACGGTCTCAACCGCGATCTCGGCTTTACCGATGAAGACAGGGTGGAAAACATTCGCCGCGTTGGCGAGGTTTCCAAACTTATGGTCGAGGCCGGCCTCATCACACTGGTGTCTTTCATTTCGCCATTCCGCGCTGAACGCCAACTGGTGCGCGATATGCTGGACGAAGGTGAGTTCGTTGAGATTTTTGTCGACACTCCGTTTGAGGATTGTGCAAAGCGCGATCCCAAGGGGCTTTATGCAAAAGCCTTGAGGGGGGAAATCAAGAATTTCACCGGCGTTGATTCGCCGTATGAGGCACCGACGGAACCGGACATTCATTTGCAGACATCGGGCACGTCCCCGGAGGAATTGCTGGATGTTCTGGAAGACGCATTGCGGGCAAAAGGGATTTTGTGA
- the cysQ gene encoding 3'(2'),5'-bisphosphate nucleotidase CysQ, with amino-acid sequence MDNSQSEKLSEAVLAPMVAHFEELAIKAGSVIMPFYENGCETMIKDDESPVTAADHAAEAIILAGLRATYPDIPVVAEEEICAGHMPEALGRRFFLVDPLDGTREFINQRSDFTVNIALIEDGCPIAGTVYAPVRGELFSGFGNTASYLEIAQEGPGERVALQVSGKTKAEVAVASRSHRTPETDAFLETHNITECVSVGSSLKFCLLAKGDADIYPRFGRTMEWDTAAGDAVLRAAGGLTTCSDGSVFTYGKQNQTHDAPFANPFFISWATQIIPDLESEGSS; translated from the coding sequence ATGGACAATTCGCAGTCTGAAAAACTGTCGGAAGCAGTTCTGGCACCCATGGTCGCACATTTTGAAGAACTGGCAATCAAAGCTGGCTCTGTGATCATGCCGTTTTACGAAAATGGCTGCGAGACAATGATCAAGGATGATGAATCCCCGGTCACAGCCGCAGATCACGCAGCTGAAGCGATTATTCTTGCCGGATTGCGTGCGACCTATCCTGATATTCCTGTCGTTGCGGAAGAAGAAATCTGCGCAGGCCACATGCCGGAAGCGTTGGGACGGCGTTTCTTTTTGGTAGATCCCCTGGACGGCACCAGAGAATTCATCAATCAGCGCTCGGACTTCACTGTCAACATCGCTCTTATTGAAGATGGCTGCCCGATTGCTGGTACGGTCTATGCACCGGTGCGTGGCGAACTGTTCTCAGGATTTGGTAACACTGCAAGCTATCTTGAAATAGCGCAGGAAGGTCCTGGCGAACGCGTTGCACTGCAAGTGAGCGGCAAGACCAAAGCCGAAGTGGCCGTTGCCAGCAGATCCCACAGAACGCCGGAAACCGATGCGTTTCTGGAAACCCACAATATTACCGAATGTGTGTCAGTTGGTTCGTCCCTTAAATTCTGCCTGCTGGCCAAGGGAGACGCCGATATCTACCCTAGATTTGGCCGCACCATGGAATGGGACACTGCCGCAGGAGATGCGGTATTGCGCGCGGCAGGCGGCCTGACAACCTGTTCAGACGGGTCTGTCTTTACCTATGGCAAACAGAATCAGACCCATGATGCCCCTTTCGCAAACCCCTTCTTTATCTCATGGGCAACCCAAATTATTCCAGATTTGGAATCGGAAGGTTCCAGTTAG
- a CDS encoding alpha/beta fold hydrolase encodes MTDEVESPAETIDGADEAATPDVPAAPPGARDVFLHAQDGIKLHARVYGDEHQHTIPVVCLPGLTRNGKDFHDIATYLSQVANPARKVVCVDYRGRGLSGADPDWRNYTILQEANDLLTTLARLNIEHAHFIGTSRGGLILFALTAIRPGIMKSVVLNDIGPVVEAGGLARIKSYSDNMRPQNTIEDAAAYMQTVHNQQFPGLDSDGWLKLARQLYVQGKKRAQPDYDKKLLKSFDYLDLSQPLPSVWPQFAALKHVPTLVLRGERSDILAKSTVEEMKEVHPEMVAKTIKDEGHAPLLWDRSTQDVILEHCNKAEGIG; translated from the coding sequence ATGACTGATGAGGTCGAAAGCCCAGCCGAAACCATAGATGGGGCTGATGAGGCCGCAACTCCAGACGTTCCTGCGGCTCCCCCCGGTGCCAGAGATGTCTTCCTGCACGCGCAGGACGGCATCAAACTTCATGCAAGGGTTTATGGAGATGAGCATCAACATACCATTCCCGTGGTGTGTCTGCCCGGTCTGACCCGAAATGGAAAAGACTTTCACGATATCGCCACCTATCTCAGCCAGGTGGCCAATCCTGCGCGGAAAGTGGTTTGCGTTGACTATCGCGGGCGCGGCCTGTCGGGCGCAGATCCGGACTGGCGGAACTATACGATTCTTCAGGAGGCAAACGACCTTCTGACAACGCTTGCTCGACTAAACATTGAGCATGCCCATTTTATCGGAACTTCGCGCGGTGGGCTCATTTTATTCGCGCTTACGGCGATACGACCCGGCATAATGAAGTCTGTTGTCCTGAATGATATTGGCCCGGTTGTGGAAGCCGGCGGATTGGCACGGATCAAATCATATTCAGATAATATGCGACCGCAGAATACGATTGAGGATGCCGCCGCCTATATGCAAACGGTACACAATCAGCAATTTCCAGGTCTTGATTCGGACGGCTGGTTGAAATTGGCGCGTCAATTATATGTGCAAGGCAAAAAGCGTGCTCAACCAGACTATGACAAGAAGCTACTCAAAAGCTTTGACTATCTCGACCTCAGTCAACCCCTGCCCTCTGTGTGGCCGCAATTTGCCGCTTTGAAACATGTGCCAACTTTGGTTTTGCGCGGTGAGCGGTCAGATATTCTGGCAAAGTCTACAGTCGAGGAGATGAAAGAGGTACATCCGGAGATGGTCGCCAAAACCATCAAGGACGAAGGGCATGCACCATTGCTGTGGGACCGCAGCACACAGGATGTAATTCTTGAGCATTGCAACAAGGCGGAAGGCATCGGCTAG
- a CDS encoding lytic transglycosylase domain-containing protein gives MHFQEASDLPGNPAYKRMFTKPLTVPLTVIAVVGAFMLTPIGAQANAPADGIARLIEGAKVPVPTPRPAEGPKTLMSFLPKMAADMPNVKARNGSLKTALVAVENNKILDALAYRAAMKDPVDKAILTWRLIRKGDPLIPYSMISEFQAQHPDFPLQTTMQRRAEEALARQKIGSSMVLSVYGNSDPVSIRGIIQKSEALLAAGRKDEAAKLIGNLWRTSRLSRSYENEIKSKFKSVLRKSDHKWRAEMLLYRERTSEAVRIAGLVSKDYLKLAKARQAVIRRSKAASALKQVPASLRKEPSYIFGKVQHLRRTKNPRDSAALLQTAPTDPFLLVNPDEWWVERKLASREMMQLGRNQQAYDIAAAHRGGSPATIADAEFHAGWFALRFLDKPKLAKPHFENIARIATKPRSIARAYYWMGRADEAMGNRAEAKQNFQRAARYPTVFYGQLANEKIGSRSLQLAGNPKVSRDIRKRHEARIPVQAIDRLMKIGRDDLAGTFARALSQTLKDPAEIVLLAQFAEKTKQHRLALQIGRLAEAEGHPLHLLSFPVAAIPGKTRVPRSVGKALVYSIARQESGFNPNAVSGAGARGLLQLMPATAKEVSRGLKLKYSKARLTSDPTYNATLGAAYLEQLLAEYNGSMIMTFAGYNAGGSRVRRWIKTYGDPRKMNVDGIVDWVESIPFTETRSYVQKIMENNQVYRARLSEGGLTMSTDLRRGG, from the coding sequence ATGCATTTCCAAGAGGCTTCTGACCTACCGGGGAACCCGGCTTACAAACGCATGTTTACCAAGCCCCTGACCGTCCCACTGACCGTCATCGCGGTTGTGGGCGCATTCATGCTGACGCCTATTGGTGCGCAAGCAAATGCACCAGCTGATGGTATCGCCAGGCTCATTGAAGGTGCCAAAGTTCCGGTTCCAACGCCCCGTCCCGCAGAAGGGCCCAAAACGCTGATGTCCTTCCTGCCGAAAATGGCGGCAGATATGCCCAACGTGAAGGCGCGTAATGGAAGCTTGAAGACGGCATTGGTGGCTGTTGAGAACAACAAGATTCTTGACGCGCTTGCCTACCGCGCCGCGATGAAAGACCCCGTGGACAAAGCCATTCTGACTTGGCGGCTGATACGAAAGGGTGACCCGCTCATCCCGTACAGCATGATTTCCGAGTTCCAGGCGCAACATCCCGACTTCCCCTTGCAAACGACAATGCAACGGCGTGCTGAAGAAGCGCTGGCCCGGCAGAAAATTGGAAGCAGCATGGTGCTTTCAGTCTACGGAAATTCCGACCCGGTTTCAATTCGTGGCATTATTCAAAAATCAGAAGCGCTTCTGGCTGCAGGACGAAAAGATGAAGCTGCAAAGCTCATAGGCAACCTTTGGCGGACCAGCCGCCTGTCGCGGTCGTATGAGAATGAAATCAAGTCGAAATTCAAATCCGTTTTGCGCAAAAGCGATCATAAGTGGCGTGCGGAAATGCTGCTCTATCGCGAACGGACGTCTGAAGCCGTGCGCATCGCAGGTCTTGTCAGCAAGGATTATCTTAAGCTTGCAAAGGCACGCCAGGCCGTCATTCGTCGATCAAAAGCCGCATCTGCTCTGAAACAGGTTCCCGCGTCGTTGCGTAAGGAACCGAGTTACATTTTCGGCAAGGTCCAACATTTGCGACGCACCAAGAATCCGCGTGATTCTGCTGCACTATTGCAGACCGCGCCAACTGATCCGTTCCTTCTGGTTAATCCTGATGAATGGTGGGTTGAACGCAAACTGGCCTCGCGTGAAATGATGCAGCTTGGCCGCAATCAGCAGGCCTATGACATTGCAGCGGCCCATCGTGGCGGTTCACCTGCAACCATAGCCGATGCAGAATTCCACGCCGGCTGGTTTGCACTTCGGTTTTTGGACAAACCCAAACTGGCGAAGCCGCATTTTGAAAATATTGCACGCATTGCAACCAAACCCAGAAGCATTGCCAGAGCCTATTACTGGATGGGCCGTGCTGATGAAGCCATGGGCAACCGAGCCGAAGCGAAACAGAATTTCCAGCGTGCAGCACGATATCCCACGGTTTTTTATGGCCAACTTGCCAATGAAAAAATTGGAAGCCGTTCCCTGCAACTGGCGGGTAACCCCAAGGTAAGCAGAGATATTCGGAAGCGGCACGAAGCGCGCATTCCCGTCCAGGCAATTGACCGGCTGATGAAGATCGGACGCGATGATCTTGCCGGTACGTTTGCGCGGGCCTTATCGCAAACTCTGAAAGATCCTGCAGAGATTGTTCTGCTCGCGCAGTTTGCTGAAAAAACCAAACAACACCGGCTTGCGCTGCAGATTGGTCGACTGGCAGAAGCTGAAGGTCATCCCCTGCATCTGCTGTCATTCCCGGTGGCGGCCATTCCAGGTAAGACCCGTGTGCCACGCTCAGTTGGCAAGGCGCTGGTCTATTCTATCGCCCGACAAGAAAGTGGCTTCAACCCGAATGCTGTTAGTGGTGCGGGTGCGCGCGGATTGCTGCAACTGATGCCTGCGACCGCCAAGGAAGTTTCTCGTGGACTGAAGCTGAAATATTCCAAGGCCCGGCTGACAAGTGACCCCACCTATAACGCAACACTTGGGGCGGCGTATCTTGAGCAATTGCTGGCGGAATATAACGGATCCATGATTATGACGTTTGCTGGCTACAATGCTGGCGGAAGTCGGGTCCGCCGATGGATCAAGACCTATGGTGATCCACGCAAAATGAACGTCGATGGCATTGTCGACTGGGTGGAGAGCATTCCATTTACCGAGACCCGTTCCTATGTGCAGAAGATCATGGAGAATAATCAGGTCTATCGCGCGAGACTTAGCGAAGGCGGTCTGACCATGAGTACAGATTTGCGTCGGGGCGGCTAG
- the dapA gene encoding 4-hydroxy-tetrahydrodipicolinate synthase — MTMFKGSLTALVTPFLSGGALDEKGLERLVNWQIDEGSHGLVPVGTTGESPTLTHEEHKRVVTQCVAITNRRVPIIAGAGSNNTVEAIDFAQHAQHAGADAVLVVTPYYNKPSQEGLYQHFKAVNDAIDIPIIIYNIPPRSVVDMSVETMQRLFDDCANIVGVKDATANVTRVSDQRLAMGDKFLQLSGEDGSAIGYMAHGGHGCISVASNVAPALCAKFQEACLAGEYATALELQDKLYPLHKALFVDPNPAPSKYALSLLNICGEELRLPMVPASDSTRAEVRSAMEHAGLL; from the coding sequence ATGACCATGTTTAAAGGCTCGCTTACCGCTCTCGTTACTCCCTTTCTGTCGGGTGGCGCATTGGACGAAAAGGGTCTGGAGCGTCTGGTGAACTGGCAAATTGATGAAGGCTCTCATGGTCTTGTTCCTGTCGGTACAACTGGCGAGTCGCCCACGCTCACGCATGAAGAGCACAAGCGCGTCGTCACCCAGTGCGTAGCGATAACCAATCGCAGGGTGCCGATTATTGCTGGAGCCGGCTCGAACAATACGGTTGAGGCGATTGATTTTGCTCAGCACGCCCAACATGCCGGTGCGGACGCTGTGCTTGTGGTAACGCCCTATTATAACAAGCCCAGCCAGGAAGGCCTTTATCAGCATTTCAAGGCTGTCAATGACGCAATCGACATTCCGATCATCATTTATAACATCCCGCCGCGCAGCGTTGTGGACATGTCCGTGGAAACCATGCAGCGCCTGTTTGACGATTGCGCTAACATCGTCGGCGTCAAAGATGCCACTGCAAATGTTACCCGTGTCAGTGATCAACGCTTGGCGATGGGTGACAAATTCCTTCAATTATCGGGCGAAGACGGGTCCGCAATCGGCTACATGGCCCATGGCGGACATGGCTGCATTTCTGTCGCCTCAAATGTTGCGCCTGCTTTGTGCGCCAAATTTCAGGAAGCCTGTCTTGCTGGAGAGTATGCGACGGCGCTTGAATTGCAGGACAAATTGTACCCGCTTCACAAGGCTCTTTTTGTCGATCCCAATCCGGCACCTAGCAAATACGCCTTGTCGCTCTTAAATATCTGTGGCGAGGAGTTGCGTCTGCCGATGGTGCCAGCGTCCGATTCAACCCGCGCAGAGGTTCGCTCAGCGATGGAACATGCTGGGCTGTTGTAA
- the smpB gene encoding SsrA-binding protein SmpB, with the protein MSAKQAEKPNRQIIADNRRARFDYEIGDVVEAGIMLVGTEVKALRNGRANLQESYAGPDGDELFLFNFHIPEYTEGNRNNHEPRRPRKLLMSRREIDRMLSGIQRGGMTIVPLKTYFNDRGLVKVELALAKGKKSHDKRETEKQRDWNREKSRLMKNLS; encoded by the coding sequence GTGAGTGCCAAACAGGCTGAAAAGCCAAATCGACAAATCATTGCCGACAATCGCCGTGCCCGGTTCGACTATGAAATTGGGGATGTGGTTGAAGCTGGCATTATGCTGGTCGGAACCGAGGTCAAGGCTTTGCGCAATGGTCGCGCAAACCTGCAGGAATCTTATGCCGGCCCTGACGGGGATGAGCTGTTTCTGTTCAACTTCCACATCCCGGAATACACTGAAGGCAATCGTAACAATCACGAGCCAAGGCGCCCCCGAAAATTGCTGATGAGCAGACGGGAAATTGATCGGATGCTCAGTGGCATCCAGCGCGGTGGCATGACCATCGTACCTCTGAAGACCTATTTCAATGATCGTGGTCTGGTGAAGGTGGAACTGGCGCTGGCGAAGGGCAAGAAAAGTCACGACAAGCGCGAAACTGAAAAGCAGCGGGACTGGAATCGCGAAAAAAGCCGCTTGATGAAAAATTTGAGTTAG
- a CDS encoding uracil-DNA glycosylase: MKNETITATDPETECPFCPRLVAFREKWRSEHPEWHNAPVSTFSAPDPRLLVLGLAPGIRGANATGRPFTGDYAGDLLYATLIKFGFASGTYQARPDDGLRLIDTAITNAVRCVPPDNKPVGAEINTCRPFLQNTLHANDSMQIVLALGRIAHETFLRTLGLRLATFSFGHGAIHALPEWEGRSFTLVDSYHCSRYNTNTRRLTTDMFESVFQDIRNMVDETN, translated from the coding sequence ATGAAAAATGAGACAATAACTGCAACGGACCCCGAAACAGAATGCCCCTTCTGTCCACGTCTGGTGGCGTTTCGCGAAAAATGGCGTTCAGAACATCCCGAATGGCACAATGCGCCGGTTTCGACATTCAGCGCACCTGATCCCAGATTATTGGTTCTTGGTCTCGCGCCGGGCATTCGGGGCGCAAATGCTACGGGAAGACCTTTCACAGGCGATTATGCGGGTGATTTACTCTATGCCACTTTGATAAAATTCGGATTTGCCAGCGGGACTTATCAAGCCCGTCCGGATGATGGGCTGAGGCTCATAGATACAGCCATTACAAATGCAGTGCGCTGCGTCCCTCCTGACAACAAGCCAGTTGGTGCCGAGATCAATACGTGCAGGCCATTTCTGCAAAACACATTGCATGCCAATGATTCAATGCAGATTGTCCTGGCACTTGGGCGTATTGCCCATGAGACGTTTCTGCGCACGCTGGGGCTGCGTCTGGCAACGTTTTCGTTCGGGCACGGTGCCATCCATGCACTTCCGGAATGGGAAGGCCGGTCATTTACGCTGGTGGATAGCTATCACTGCTCGCGCTACAATACCAATACCAGGCGGCTGACAACCGACATGTTTGAAAGCGTATTTCAGGACATTCGAAACATGGTTGATGAAACCAACTGA
- a CDS encoding NYN domain-containing protein has translation MFESKERIALFIDGANLYAAGKALGFDIDYRRLLKRFQTDAYLLRAYYYTAIAEDQEYSSIRPLVDWLAYNGYSVVTKPAKEFVDASGHRKIKGNMDIELAVDALEIAERVDHIVLFSGDGDFRSLVEAVQRKGVKVTVVSTVNSQPPMIADELRRQADHFLELSKLMEELGRAPSERPPAKVFDDAGGENNDEDQV, from the coding sequence ATGTTTGAGTCGAAAGAGCGGATTGCTCTGTTTATCGACGGCGCCAATCTGTATGCCGCAGGCAAAGCGCTGGGCTTTGATATTGACTACAGGCGCCTTTTAAAGCGGTTTCAGACCGATGCCTATCTTCTGAGAGCCTATTATTACACCGCAATTGCTGAGGATCAGGAATATTCATCCATCCGGCCACTCGTTGATTGGCTTGCTTATAATGGCTATTCGGTCGTCACCAAGCCAGCCAAGGAATTCGTTGATGCATCCGGACACCGGAAGATCAAAGGCAATATGGATATCGAACTGGCAGTCGATGCCCTGGAGATTGCCGAGCGTGTTGACCACATTGTTCTGTTCTCCGGGGATGGTGATTTTCGTTCACTTGTGGAAGCGGTCCAGCGTAAAGGCGTGAAGGTAACCGTTGTCTCCACTGTGAACAGCCAACCACCGATGATCGCTGATGAACTTCGCCGTCAGGCTGACCATTTTCTGGAATTGTCCAAACTCATGGAAGAGTTGGGCCGTGCTCCTTCAGAACGACCACCGGCGAAGGTTTTTGACGACGCTGGCGGTGAAAATAATGATGAGGACCAGGTTTAG
- the rpoZ gene encoding DNA-directed RNA polymerase subunit omega, with amino-acid sequence MARVTVEDCVDKVENRFNLVLLAAHRARMISTGSELTVDRDNDKNPVVSLREIADETISPDDLNEELIHSLQKYVEVDEPESATVPLLEHTAATAPGDQPDVTFDQMSEDDLLAGLEGLVPPERSDD; translated from the coding sequence ATGGCACGCGTAACCGTTGAGGATTGCGTCGACAAGGTCGAAAACCGTTTCAATCTGGTGCTTTTGGCAGCCCATCGCGCGCGGATGATTTCAACCGGTTCTGAGCTGACAGTTGATCGCGACAACGATAAAAATCCGGTTGTGTCGCTGCGTGAAATCGCAGACGAGACCATTTCACCGGATGATTTGAATGAAGAACTGATCCATTCTCTGCAGAAATATGTTGAGGTTGATGAACCTGAATCTGCAACTGTCCCACTTCTGGAGCACACCGCTGCAACGGCTCCTGGTGATCAGCCGGATGTCACATTCGATCAGATGTCCGAAGACGATCTTCTGGCTGGACTGGAAGGGCTCGTCCCACCAGAGCGTTCGGACGACTAA